From one Shewanella sp. GD04112 genomic stretch:
- a CDS encoding HD domain-containing phosphohydrolase, with protein MNAFQPQEISIKIDVRHALLAVATALDFVGVDDLHHGHRVAYMAYECANVLGWPDEKKQFAYFAGLIHDCGVSSSEEHLRLLKLMQPEDATSHSRRGYEALMKCPILDVFALTVLYHHTPWLELQTTAISEFDRDLAALVFLADRTDFLRARYTHGCHQELITLHEGLVADNLLAHSGVLFEPNMVAAMCQLVSKDGFWYNMEAAHIEQMALEFEANQLYDKQLDLEGVKQISRFLARIVDAKSPFTFHHSDKVALLAKLVAKDCGISDTDAELLYVAGLLHDVGKLKTPDLLLHKEGKLTRAEYSIMKRHTVDTDHTLKSFFPKSVIGEWASNHHERLDGSGYPFRKGPEQLDLPSRILALVDVFQALTQKRPYRGSMSLSEVLEIMLPMVQQGKLDSNVYDVLLADADNFYQLSTQEYEA; from the coding sequence ATGAATGCTTTTCAGCCCCAGGAAATCAGCATCAAAATTGATGTGCGGCATGCGCTGTTAGCCGTGGCAACGGCATTGGATTTTGTTGGTGTGGATGATTTACACCACGGTCATAGAGTGGCCTATATGGCCTACGAATGCGCCAATGTGCTGGGCTGGCCCGATGAAAAGAAGCAGTTTGCCTATTTTGCGGGGCTTATCCATGACTGTGGCGTATCTTCCTCTGAGGAGCATTTACGCCTGCTCAAATTAATGCAGCCAGAAGATGCCACTTCCCACAGCCGCCGTGGGTATGAGGCATTAATGAAGTGTCCTATCTTAGATGTCTTTGCCCTCACAGTGCTTTATCACCATACACCTTGGCTAGAGTTGCAAACCACGGCAATCTCAGAGTTTGATCGTGACCTTGCTGCATTGGTGTTTCTGGCCGATCGGACCGATTTTCTGCGGGCACGCTATACCCATGGCTGTCATCAAGAGCTAATCACCCTCCATGAGGGGTTAGTTGCGGATAATTTGCTAGCCCACAGTGGCGTGTTGTTTGAGCCTAATATGGTGGCGGCCATGTGCCAATTAGTCAGTAAAGACGGTTTTTGGTACAACATGGAGGCTGCCCATATTGAGCAAATGGCCCTCGAGTTTGAAGCGAATCAACTATACGACAAACAGCTGGATCTCGAAGGCGTTAAGCAGATATCAAGATTTCTGGCGCGGATTGTCGATGCCAAAAGTCCCTTTACTTTTCATCATTCGGACAAGGTCGCACTGCTGGCAAAACTGGTCGCTAAGGATTGTGGCATATCGGATACCGATGCCGAGTTATTGTATGTGGCCGGGCTATTACACGATGTTGGTAAGCTCAAAACCCCCGATTTATTACTCCATAAGGAAGGCAAGCTGACTAGGGCGGAATACTCGATTATGAAGCGCCACACCGTCGATACCGACCACACCTTAAAGAGCTTTTTTCCTAAGTCTGTGATTGGTGAGTGGGCCTCAAACCACCATGAGCGTCTCGATGGGTCGGGTTACCCCTTTAGAAAAGGACCAGAACAATTAGATTTACCTTCGCGTATCCTTGCACTCGTCGATGTATTTCAAGCCTTAACCCAAAAGCGGCCTTATCGAGGTTCAATGTCCTTAAGTGAGGTGCTGGAGATTATGTTGCCTATGGTTCAACAAGGTAAGTTGGACTCGAACGTTTATGATGTGTTGCTAGCCGATGCCGATAATTTTTACCAACTCTCGACACAAGAGTATGAGGCTTAG
- a CDS encoding multidrug efflux RND transporter permease subunit has product MLSQFFIKRPIFAAVLSLLFFITGAIAVWQLPITEYPEVVPPTVVVTANYPGANPKVIAETVASPLEQEINGVEDMLYMSSQATSDGRMTLTITFAIGTDVDRAQTQVQSRVDRAMPRLPQEVQRLGIVTEKSSPDLTMVVHLLSPDNRYDMLYLSNYAALNVKDELARIKGVGAVRLFGAGEYSLRIWLDPNKVSALGMSPAEIIAAVREQNQQAAAGSLGAQPSGNADFQLLINVKGRLTELSEFEDIIIKVGQNGEVIRLKDVARVELGATSYALRSLLDNKDAVAIPVFQASGSNAIQISDDVRAEMARLAKSFPEGLQYEIVYDPTVFVRGSIHAVVKTLLEAVLLVVLVVVLFLQTWRASIIPLVAVPVSLVGTFAFMHLMGFSLNALSLFGLVLAIGIVVDDAIVVVENVERNIASGLSPIAATQKAMKEVTGPIVATTLVLAAVFIPTAFMSGLTGQFYKQFALTITISTFISAINSLTLSPALSALLLKGHDAPKDALTRLMDKLFGGWLFTPFNRLFNRASEGYGYLVRKVIRFGGIIGLVYLGMVALTGVQFVNTPTGYVPGQDKQYLVAFAQLPDAASLERTDAVIKKMSDIALNHPGVAHSIAFPGLSINGFTNSPNSGVVFVALDDFELRKRPELSANAIAGQLNQQFAGIQDAFIAIFPPPPVQGLGTIGGFRLQIQDRANLGYEALYQVTQQVMYKAWADPQLAGIFSSYQVNVPQLELDIDRTKAKQQAVSLDQIFQTLQTYMGSTYVNDFNRFGRTYQVNMQADEAFRQSPQQISQLKVPNVNGDMIPLGSFINVSQSAGPDRVMHYNGFTTAEINGGPAPGVSSGQAQAAIEKILAETLPIGMTYEWTELTYQQILAGNTGLLVFPLVILLVFMVLAAQYESLSLPLAIILIIPMTLLSALSGVLIYGGDNNIFTQIGLIVLVGLATKNAILIVEFAKEKQDHGMEVMESILEAARLRLRPILMTSIAFIMGVVPMVFSTGAGAEMRQAMGVAVFAGMIGVTLFGLILTPLFYYALAKRGRRKVEALTAQ; this is encoded by the coding sequence ATGTTGTCGCAGTTTTTTATTAAAAGACCGATATTTGCAGCCGTTCTCTCGCTGCTATTTTTTATCACAGGGGCGATTGCCGTCTGGCAATTACCAATTACCGAATACCCTGAAGTGGTGCCACCGACAGTCGTGGTGACCGCCAACTACCCTGGCGCGAACCCTAAAGTTATTGCCGAGACGGTTGCCTCGCCCTTAGAGCAGGAAATCAACGGCGTCGAAGACATGCTGTATATGTCATCGCAGGCGACATCCGATGGACGCATGACCTTGACCATCACCTTTGCCATTGGCACCGATGTGGACAGGGCGCAAACCCAAGTGCAGAGCCGGGTTGACCGTGCTATGCCACGTTTGCCGCAGGAGGTTCAACGCCTCGGGATTGTGACCGAAAAGTCCTCGCCCGACTTAACCATGGTGGTGCATTTACTGTCGCCGGATAACCGTTATGACATGCTGTATTTGTCTAACTACGCGGCGCTCAACGTAAAAGATGAATTAGCACGTATCAAAGGCGTGGGCGCGGTGCGTTTATTCGGTGCGGGCGAATATAGTCTGCGGATCTGGCTTGACCCGAATAAGGTCTCGGCGCTTGGCATGTCGCCAGCTGAAATTATTGCCGCCGTACGTGAGCAAAACCAACAAGCGGCAGCGGGCAGTTTAGGGGCGCAGCCTAGTGGTAATGCCGACTTCCAACTCTTGATTAACGTTAAGGGGCGTCTGACTGAACTGTCAGAATTCGAAGACATTATTATCAAGGTCGGCCAAAACGGTGAGGTGATCCGTCTTAAGGATGTGGCGCGTGTCGAACTCGGTGCAACTAGCTATGCGCTGCGTTCATTGCTGGATAACAAGGATGCGGTCGCGATTCCAGTGTTCCAAGCATCGGGCTCGAATGCGATTCAAATCTCCGACGATGTGCGCGCCGAAATGGCAAGACTGGCGAAGTCTTTCCCAGAAGGGCTGCAATACGAGATTGTGTACGATCCGACCGTGTTTGTGCGTGGTTCTATCCATGCGGTAGTGAAAACCCTGCTCGAAGCCGTGCTCTTAGTGGTACTCGTGGTGGTGCTGTTTCTGCAGACTTGGCGCGCCTCGATTATTCCGCTTGTGGCCGTGCCTGTGTCTTTGGTGGGTACCTTCGCCTTTATGCACTTGATGGGTTTCTCGCTGAATGCGCTGTCGCTGTTTGGTCTGGTGCTGGCCATCGGGATTGTGGTCGACGATGCCATCGTGGTGGTAGAAAACGTGGAGCGAAATATCGCTTCGGGTTTAAGCCCTATTGCCGCAACACAAAAAGCCATGAAGGAAGTGACTGGGCCGATTGTGGCAACCACCTTAGTGTTGGCCGCGGTGTTTATTCCGACCGCCTTTATGAGCGGATTAACGGGGCAGTTTTATAAGCAGTTTGCACTGACTATTACGATTTCGACCTTTATTTCGGCCATTAACTCGCTCACCTTGAGCCCAGCGTTATCGGCGTTGTTACTCAAGGGGCATGATGCGCCTAAGGATGCGCTCACTCGGTTAATGGATAAGCTGTTTGGTGGCTGGTTATTTACACCCTTTAACCGCTTATTCAACCGTGCCTCAGAAGGTTATGGCTATTTAGTACGTAAGGTGATCCGTTTTGGCGGCATCATCGGACTAGTGTATCTGGGCATGGTTGCGCTTACGGGCGTGCAATTTGTGAATACCCCAACGGGTTATGTGCCTGGTCAGGATAAGCAGTATTTAGTGGCATTTGCCCAATTACCGGATGCGGCCTCACTCGAGCGTACCGATGCGGTGATCAAGAAAATGTCCGATATCGCCTTGAATCACCCCGGTGTGGCGCACTCTATTGCCTTCCCCGGTCTGAGTATCAACGGTTTTACCAATAGTCCTAACTCGGGCGTGGTGTTTGTTGCCCTAGATGATTTTGAGTTACGTAAGCGTCCTGAACTGTCGGCGAATGCGATTGCCGGCCAATTAAATCAGCAGTTTGCTGGTATTCAGGATGCGTTTATTGCCATCTTCCCGCCGCCACCTGTGCAAGGCCTCGGCACTATTGGAGGGTTCCGTCTGCAAATTCAAGACAGAGCCAACCTTGGTTATGAGGCCTTGTATCAGGTGACCCAACAAGTGATGTACAAGGCGTGGGCCGATCCACAATTAGCGGGGATTTTCTCCAGCTATCAAGTGAACGTGCCACAACTTGAACTGGATATCGATCGAACTAAAGCGAAACAGCAGGCAGTGTCGCTCGATCAAATTTTCCAGACATTACAAACCTATATGGGCTCGACCTATGTCAACGACTTCAATCGTTTCGGTCGAACCTATCAGGTGAATATGCAGGCCGACGAAGCATTCCGTCAAAGCCCGCAGCAGATCAGTCAGCTAAAAGTGCCTAATGTGAATGGCGATATGATCCCACTCGGCTCCTTTATCAATGTGAGCCAGAGCGCGGGACCCGATCGTGTGATGCACTATAACGGTTTCACCACGGCTGAGATTAACGGTGGCCCAGCACCCGGTGTGAGTTCGGGCCAAGCGCAGGCGGCGATTGAGAAAATCCTCGCCGAGACTTTGCCGATAGGCATGACCTACGAGTGGACTGAGCTGACCTATCAGCAGATCCTCGCCGGTAACACAGGCTTGTTAGTGTTCCCTCTGGTGATCCTGCTGGTGTTTATGGTGCTAGCGGCGCAGTACGAGAGTTTGAGTTTGCCATTGGCGATTATCTTAATCATTCCAATGACCTTGCTTTCGGCGCTCAGTGGTGTGCTTATTTATGGCGGTGATAATAATATTTTCACCCAGATTGGTCTTATCGTCCTCGTGGGCTTAGCGACCAAGAACGCGATTCTGATTGTCGAATTTGCCAAGGAAAAACAAGACCATGGTATGGAAGTCATGGAGTCGATTCTCGAGGCGGCGCGCTTACGTTTACGCCCCATCTTGATGACCTCTATCGCCTTTATCATGGGGGTGGTGCCCATGGTGTTCTCAACCGGAGCGGGCGCTGAAATGCGTCAAGCCATGGGCGTCGCGGTATTTGCCGGTATGATAGGGGTGACACTGTTTGGCTTAATCCTGACGCCGCTATTTTACTATGCCCTCGCTAAACGCGGTCGTCGCAAAGTGGAAGCATTAACGGCGCAATAG
- a CDS encoding helix-turn-helix transcriptional regulator produces the protein MAFIQPEQQFNPDALDNLVIGIAAEMGEHDSGVHQHSKAQLLYSSAGCMRFNLADTQVVLPPTRAAWLPAGVIHQVTMRNVVAYRSLYFEPETVASLPDNVTIFHVDPLLKALIDTMSFWPWDKPRHSQHNAFALLIEELVNADAENLSLPLPKDKRLQSWLKQLQQQQKIPASLQEMAIEIGASERTISRIFSNETGMAYQAWRQQWRLLSAIEQLAAGASVAQVGFNLQFSSDSAFISFFKQYTGTTPAQYFR, from the coding sequence ATGGCCTTTATTCAACCCGAGCAGCAATTTAATCCCGATGCCTTAGACAACCTAGTGATCGGCATTGCCGCCGAAATGGGCGAGCATGACTCAGGCGTACATCAGCATAGCAAGGCTCAGTTGCTCTACTCATCGGCGGGATGTATGCGGTTTAACTTAGCCGATACTCAAGTCGTGTTGCCGCCAACCCGTGCGGCTTGGCTGCCCGCAGGCGTGATCCACCAAGTCACAATGCGCAATGTTGTGGCGTATCGTTCACTCTACTTTGAGCCTGAAACCGTGGCGTCTTTGCCGGATAACGTCACGATTTTCCATGTGGATCCGTTACTCAAAGCGTTAATCGACACTATGTCCTTTTGGCCTTGGGACAAACCCAGACACAGCCAGCACAATGCCTTTGCCCTGCTGATTGAAGAATTAGTCAATGCGGATGCAGAGAATTTAAGCTTACCCCTGCCCAAGGACAAACGGCTACAGAGCTGGCTTAAGCAATTGCAGCAACAGCAAAAAATCCCCGCCAGCTTGCAGGAAATGGCCATTGAAATTGGCGCTAGCGAACGCACCATCAGCCGTATCTTTAGCAACGAAACGGGCATGGCTTATCAGGCGTGGCGGCAGCAATGGCGCTTACTATCAGCTATTGAGCAATTAGCTGCGGGCGCCTCGGTGGCGCAGGTAGGATTTAACTTACAGTTTTCCAGCGACAGCGCCTTTATCAGCTTTTTTAAACAATATACCGGCACCACTCCGGCGCAATACTTTAGATAA
- a CDS encoding multidrug effflux MFS transporter — protein MKIKPPLWLCVLLMMFPQIMETIYSPALPNIAENFAVSVTSASQTLSVYFIAFAVGVFCWGRLADIIGRRNAMLAGLLCYAIGSACALMISDFTLLLFARVLSAFGAAVGSVITQTMMRDSYNGEELAKVFSVMGMSLGISPIIGLLLGSILSAYWGYQGVFVALMVSAIVLLFLSVKSLPETKPEHTQKIAIVELAIKMLTDIGIIKNTLLVASFNLMWFSYFSLAPFMFEARGLSTLAFGASGLLLGFGAFLGSYFNKLLLGRGYSCALLVRLASLMALFGGLGIWLFQSTNIGLNNVYFLLPMLLIVIAYGIAIPNILSSALANYRAYAGSAGALFGLFYYILLGLGLGGAGMVSHLGGVITLAALLCVGLGYAGLAGRTVLRGKSSRA, from the coding sequence ATGAAAATAAAACCACCACTCTGGCTGTGCGTACTCTTGATGATGTTTCCGCAAATTATGGAAACCATCTATAGCCCTGCGTTGCCTAATATTGCAGAAAATTTTGCGGTGTCTGTTACCAGCGCCTCGCAGACTTTATCTGTGTACTTTATCGCTTTTGCTGTAGGCGTATTTTGCTGGGGTCGTTTAGCCGACATCATTGGTCGCCGCAATGCCATGCTTGCGGGCTTACTCTGTTATGCCATTGGTTCCGCATGCGCGTTGATGATTAGCGACTTTACCCTGTTGTTGTTCGCTCGGGTATTATCGGCCTTTGGTGCAGCAGTGGGTTCTGTCATCACTCAAACCATGATGCGTGACAGTTACAACGGGGAGGAACTCGCGAAAGTCTTTTCGGTGATGGGCATGTCTCTTGGGATTAGTCCCATTATCGGATTGCTATTGGGGAGCATCCTCAGTGCTTATTGGGGATATCAAGGGGTATTTGTCGCCCTGATGGTTTCTGCCATTGTGTTGTTGTTTTTGTCGGTAAAATCTTTGCCCGAAACCAAGCCTGAACACACTCAAAAAATCGCGATAGTTGAATTAGCTATCAAGATGCTTACCGACATTGGGATAATTAAAAATACTCTGCTGGTGGCCTCATTTAACTTGATGTGGTTTAGCTACTTTTCGCTGGCACCATTTATGTTTGAGGCGCGAGGATTGTCGACGCTTGCCTTCGGTGCCAGTGGGTTGTTATTGGGCTTTGGCGCATTCCTTGGCAGTTATTTTAATAAACTATTGCTGGGTAGAGGCTATTCCTGTGCGCTATTAGTGCGGTTAGCAAGCCTTATGGCACTATTCGGAGGACTCGGTATTTGGCTGTTCCAATCGACTAATATTGGCTTGAATAATGTTTATTTCTTACTACCCATGCTGTTGATTGTGATTGCTTATGGGATCGCGATTCCTAATATCCTGAGCTCGGCGCTGGCAAACTACCGCGCTTATGCAGGTTCCGCGGGTGCACTGTTTGGACTGTTTTATTACATTCTGTTGGGGCTAGGTTTAGGCGGTGCGGGCAT
- a CDS encoding NYN domain-containing protein: MKKIALFVDVQNIYYTCREAYQRQFNYRKLWQQLSAQGEIVSAIAYAIHRGDDGQLKFQDALRHIGFELKLKPFIQRSDGSAKGDWDVGITIDVLEMAPEVDTVILLSGDGDFALLLDKIRQKYAIEAEVYGVPSLTAKSLMDAATRFTPITPDLLL; encoded by the coding sequence TTGAAAAAAATCGCCCTATTTGTCGACGTGCAAAACATCTACTACACCTGCCGTGAGGCCTATCAGCGCCAGTTTAACTATCGCAAACTCTGGCAACAGTTAAGCGCGCAGGGTGAGATTGTCAGCGCCATTGCCTATGCCATTCATCGCGGCGACGATGGCCAGTTAAAGTTTCAAGATGCGCTCAGACATATTGGTTTTGAGCTAAAGCTCAAGCCCTTTATTCAGCGCAGTGATGGTTCGGCGAAGGGGGATTGGGATGTGGGCATCACCATAGATGTACTGGAAATGGCGCCCGAGGTGGATACTGTAATACTGCTGTCTGGCGATGGGGACTTTGCCCTCTTGCTCGATAAGATAAGGCAAAAATACGCAATCGAGGCCGAGGTGTATGGCGTGCCCTCCCTCACGGCCAAATCCTTGATGGATGCTGCCACAAGGTTTACACCAATCACTCCCGATTTGCTGCTCTAA